The Gemmatimonadaceae bacterium genome contains a region encoding:
- a CDS encoding helix-hairpin-helix domain-containing protein, with translation MVGGAPSASVGDRALASQIAAIDSARAAKGTRASRPGRTRRPEASGPESSSAGEMPRISNRTVSPQPPVSVDVNRATQAELERLPRVGPALAGRIISWREQHGPFRSLEDLRHVRGIGPATAALLAPAVTF, from the coding sequence ATGGTGGGAGGCGCGCCCAGTGCGTCGGTGGGCGATCGTGCCCTGGCGTCGCAAATTGCGGCCATCGATTCGGCCCGCGCGGCGAAGGGCACCCGCGCGTCCCGTCCCGGCCGAACGCGGCGCCCGGAGGCGTCCGGGCCAGAGTCCAGTTCCGCCGGTGAGATGCCGAGAATCTCCAACCGGACAGTGTCGCCACAGCCGCCGGTGTCGGTGGATGTGAACCGCGCCACGCAGGCGGAACTCGAGCGGCTCCCGCGAGTCGGGCCGGCCCTCGCGGGTCGGATCATCAGCTGGCGGGAGCAACACGGCCCGTTCCGGTCGCTGGAAGACCTCCGTCACGTGCGCGGCATCGGACCGGCCACCGCCGCCTTGCTGGCGCCGGCGGTGACGTTTTGA
- the sprA gene encoding cell surface protein SprA has translation MRRSQCQRPGGRYEATRRLARKLGVLVGGFCLTLGAGRRIQAQAGPEGSTPGLAIAGLRLRSVGDTLVLKTLPRFGVLRDGLVYRPDPAQVADKLVAAARRRSELLAVTRWMSVVQTPLLARPDSIRVAVRPPNDSGPTPGALVPLVPQGGADARNRIGGADFLNNVADLGINLDTRLESKLVRTRNLRCTAAQLTILGNNCTGSFQPSFDYQFNLRTGGVIANRVHLNVDYDSQREFDASNNISVYYEGKTDEWLQRLEVGNVSFQAPPSRFLTSGIPAGNYGVQARGQFGPMRFTSIGAQQKGNVSKDNVFTVGERTQQEVDRPIEDIQIETRRFFFTIDPRQLPGYPNVDLLNRQQMQQLAAALPDSIRPARVYVYRQLIGASNQNPRGPQFSVRGARNPARQTYEVLRENVDYYLDPSGLWIALVRPLQVNGERLAVAYEVSNGGVPGRNVSTGGTPDIEFTDAPQFANLLWEPELQPTLSEYFFREIKSVYRLGGEDLQRESVALKLVTGLSGDQEKPFDSSRGETYLQMFGLSQATNPTAFDVENRVWPRPSDPNYSAASGGRDKLIRDYFVFFPSVQPFARAGLAQPAANPANDTLYRYPNEYLYSAQRPQAIYRMVVRYLSEGGASQYSVRLNSLQVRPNSERVSVDGRVLERDVDYKIEYELGTIAFTRGDTLFPRPRQVTVRYEENPLFASAPITILGFASQFPLENGQLSFTAISQQQRSGYNRPPLGFEPTGSFVAGVTGNMAWDATLLNRLVRKLPFGSGTTRSRLAVQGEFAMSKPQPNSAGQAYLESFEGDAGIGISLSEAAWYYSSRPALGSVLPGLIGASTLNLNRAGTIAYQNNGVDGVGNYVQYSINQIDPAVRDTGGGFQSAEQLLWMTLYPLHTGGIFDFEPGTSKRRFAWTVGDNSLLGTTPTGRRWRSIRTVLNPSGADLSRIENIEFFVLVQSEQSKLRRNPTLVFDFGEISENSVAFAPETLTIKPPLRNGLPVDSTYRGKRLVGYDRFDSERDPFSRAFNAVENDKGLAGDVADTLVIVDRTGASPITTTANKIALCTQAVSVVQVLGDSRAVCSARNNRLDEEDIDLDGQLNLPSSSIDNEQFRRFAVDLSDRRNWTRTGKCFAQSDSSSGTIVADSVCWVQVRLNWRAPLEELNNPNERRMRAMRLTMVSSAQSLDDDFARVALARFKLVGAPWLKRADRPISGAAGDSSALTNGYVIASVVGTLDSSAVLPYTPPPGVIEAPENRLSGYENTRVQINERALRLQTGIPGQQFRTFDRAEAFFRFPEGTKSFMGYKTLRLWMRGRGNGWGPSGELNGYVKIGRDEHNFYMYRTPVNVGPAQSAWDPEVRVDLTRFQFLRAQLENNFLKGSADSLACSGTDLELIRRSGLPRGLTVRRYAVCQDGYIVYSADPSVTPPNLAGVQELAVGIVRVDSVPRGGAGILPNDTLELWVNDVRLADVVDAVGFAGEVGMSMNVGDLADVRVNMSRRDPNFRQLGENPSFLTTSGVSIGTTLHLERMLPAKLGLVMPFNIDYAGAGIDQLFINRSDIRASGIEGLRNPRDKRMNYSVALRRAAPLTRGWYAPVLNGLALSGAWSAGQTQSAFQTGSQSNYVMGATLDLSDDRREGHLPRIVDRFFGVLPKFMRESNAVKGLRGQSYRWQPTQFRLTSSLARNANSTTSFTKAATALSDTGRVITGLNHVWVNAARLEFRPTVGLTGSVDARQVLDLRDYRSLALGADSTDRRQAAAAERLRVLGASVGLEQERTLTSGILFQPQTSSWVQPRLDFRSTFRLSKDPNARALLREGDSTGAFRLPQRLGAVQSLTAGTQLQLGRLLMARGSDKSLVHKFGKMFAPADLTWQRDITSNYDNTVYDPGLGYQLGLGGIESFRGLTNNRLASTAGRVQSFSAIGALNLPLSINVQSRFERGTTETWTRRVLDGFQALITSKRRTYPDVNVRWSWRPTHFTKVISMVSINGRYVVSEQETMVPNETGGLADRSRTTSRSQPIFGSITWKFLGDLTTNGSMDRTHSEDARPGSLTLSDTRKMSFDLARNVPLPKKWNTRTGKMRLRMSYQSEETVATVGGATDAALATEPTFSVLTNNGRRAFNLNADTDLSELLTFSLTGSQILTFDRNYNRRLSNMVLSVVFRLRFFAGELK, from the coding sequence GTGCGCCGTTCGCAGTGCCAGAGGCCCGGTGGCCGATATGAAGCGACTCGGCGCCTCGCTCGCAAGCTCGGCGTGCTGGTTGGCGGTTTCTGCCTGACGCTGGGGGCCGGGCGTCGGATTCAGGCCCAGGCCGGGCCGGAAGGCTCCACCCCTGGACTGGCCATTGCCGGCCTCCGCCTGCGTTCGGTCGGCGATACCCTGGTGCTCAAGACGCTGCCCCGATTCGGCGTGCTGCGCGACGGGCTGGTGTACCGACCCGACCCGGCGCAGGTGGCCGACAAGCTGGTGGCGGCGGCCAGACGTCGCAGCGAACTTCTGGCGGTCACGCGCTGGATGTCGGTGGTGCAGACCCCGCTGCTGGCCCGTCCCGATTCGATACGGGTTGCCGTGAGGCCCCCCAACGATAGTGGCCCGACACCCGGTGCCCTGGTGCCCTTGGTGCCACAGGGCGGCGCCGACGCCCGCAATCGCATTGGCGGGGCCGATTTCCTCAACAATGTGGCCGACCTCGGCATCAATCTCGATACGCGACTCGAGTCCAAGCTGGTACGCACCCGCAACCTGCGCTGCACCGCCGCGCAGCTGACGATCCTTGGCAACAACTGCACGGGCTCGTTCCAGCCTTCGTTCGACTATCAGTTCAACCTGCGCACCGGCGGTGTGATCGCCAATCGGGTGCATCTGAATGTCGACTACGACTCGCAGCGCGAATTCGACGCCTCCAACAACATCTCGGTCTACTATGAAGGCAAGACCGATGAATGGCTGCAACGCCTGGAAGTCGGCAACGTCAGCTTTCAGGCGCCGCCGTCCCGATTTCTGACGTCGGGGATTCCGGCGGGCAACTATGGCGTCCAGGCGCGCGGGCAATTCGGGCCGATGCGCTTCACGTCCATTGGCGCGCAGCAGAAGGGCAATGTGTCGAAGGACAATGTGTTCACCGTGGGGGAACGCACCCAGCAGGAAGTCGATCGCCCCATCGAGGACATCCAGATCGAAACTCGGCGGTTCTTCTTCACCATCGATCCCCGGCAGTTGCCGGGGTATCCCAACGTGGACTTGCTGAACCGCCAGCAGATGCAGCAATTGGCGGCCGCCTTGCCGGACTCGATCCGCCCGGCGCGCGTGTACGTGTATCGGCAACTCATTGGCGCCTCCAATCAGAATCCCCGGGGGCCGCAGTTCTCGGTGCGCGGCGCGCGCAATCCGGCGCGGCAAACGTATGAGGTGCTGCGGGAAAACGTCGACTACTATCTCGATCCGTCGGGGTTGTGGATTGCGCTGGTGCGACCGCTGCAGGTGAATGGCGAACGACTGGCCGTGGCCTATGAAGTGAGCAACGGCGGCGTGCCGGGGCGCAATGTGAGCACCGGGGGCACGCCGGACATCGAGTTCACCGACGCGCCGCAGTTTGCCAACCTGCTGTGGGAGCCGGAACTGCAGCCCACGCTTTCGGAGTACTTCTTCCGCGAGATCAAGTCGGTCTATCGATTGGGCGGCGAAGATCTGCAGCGGGAGTCGGTGGCGCTCAAGCTGGTCACGGGGTTGTCGGGAGATCAGGAGAAGCCGTTCGATTCGTCGCGCGGCGAAACGTATCTGCAGATGTTCGGCCTGTCGCAGGCCACCAACCCCACGGCGTTCGACGTGGAGAATCGCGTGTGGCCGCGCCCCAGTGATCCCAATTACTCGGCGGCCAGCGGCGGGCGCGACAAGCTGATTCGCGACTACTTCGTGTTCTTCCCGTCGGTGCAGCCATTTGCCCGCGCCGGGCTGGCGCAACCGGCCGCCAATCCGGCCAACGACACGCTGTACCGTTATCCCAACGAGTATCTGTATTCGGCCCAGCGTCCGCAGGCCATTTACCGCATGGTCGTGCGCTATCTCTCGGAAGGTGGCGCGTCGCAGTACAGTGTGCGGTTGAACAGCCTGCAAGTGCGGCCCAACTCCGAGCGCGTGTCGGTGGATGGCCGCGTACTGGAACGCGACGTCGACTACAAGATCGAGTACGAGTTGGGCACCATTGCCTTTACGCGCGGCGACACGCTGTTTCCGCGTCCGCGACAGGTGACCGTGCGCTACGAGGAGAATCCGCTGTTCGCGTCGGCGCCCATCACCATTCTGGGATTCGCGTCGCAGTTTCCGCTGGAGAACGGGCAACTGTCGTTCACGGCCATCTCGCAGCAGCAGCGCTCGGGCTACAATCGGCCACCACTGGGTTTCGAGCCCACCGGATCGTTCGTGGCGGGCGTCACCGGCAACATGGCATGGGACGCCACTCTGCTCAACCGTCTGGTGCGCAAGCTGCCATTCGGGTCGGGGACGACACGGTCGCGGCTGGCGGTGCAGGGAGAGTTCGCCATGAGCAAGCCGCAGCCGAATTCCGCCGGCCAGGCGTACCTGGAATCGTTCGAGGGCGACGCCGGCATTGGCATCTCGTTGTCCGAGGCCGCGTGGTACTACAGCTCCCGCCCGGCGCTGGGCAGCGTGCTGCCGGGGCTCATTGGCGCCTCCACGCTCAATCTCAATCGGGCCGGCACCATCGCCTATCAGAACAACGGCGTGGACGGCGTCGGCAACTATGTGCAGTACAGCATCAACCAGATTGACCCGGCCGTGCGCGATACGGGCGGTGGTTTTCAGTCGGCCGAACAGTTGCTGTGGATGACGCTGTATCCATTGCACACGGGAGGCATTTTCGATTTCGAGCCGGGCACCAGCAAACGACGTTTCGCGTGGACCGTTGGCGACAACTCCCTGTTGGGCACGACGCCCACCGGTCGACGCTGGCGCTCGATCCGGACGGTGCTCAATCCCAGCGGCGCTGATCTGTCGCGCATCGAGAACATCGAGTTCTTCGTGCTGGTGCAGTCCGAACAGAGCAAGCTGCGACGCAATCCCACCCTGGTGTTCGACTTCGGTGAGATCAGCGAGAATAGCGTGGCATTCGCGCCAGAGACGCTGACCATCAAGCCACCGTTACGCAACGGGCTGCCTGTCGATTCCACCTATCGCGGGAAACGCCTGGTGGGCTACGATCGGTTCGACTCCGAACGCGATCCGTTCTCGCGCGCGTTCAACGCCGTGGAAAACGACAAGGGGCTGGCGGGAGACGTGGCCGATACCCTGGTCATTGTCGATCGGACCGGTGCGAGTCCGATCACCACGACGGCCAACAAGATTGCGCTCTGCACACAGGCGGTGTCGGTGGTGCAGGTGCTGGGCGACAGCCGCGCCGTTTGCTCGGCCCGCAACAACCGGCTGGATGAAGAGGATATCGATCTGGACGGACAGCTCAATCTGCCGTCGTCCAGCATCGACAACGAACAGTTCCGGCGATTCGCCGTTGACTTGAGCGACAGGCGCAATTGGACGCGCACGGGCAAGTGTTTCGCGCAGTCAGACTCGTCATCCGGCACCATTGTCGCCGACAGCGTGTGCTGGGTCCAGGTGCGTCTCAACTGGCGCGCGCCGCTGGAAGAGCTCAACAATCCCAATGAGCGCCGCATGCGCGCGATGCGCCTGACGATGGTGTCCAGCGCCCAATCGCTGGACGATGATTTCGCGCGCGTGGCGCTGGCCAGGTTCAAGCTCGTGGGCGCGCCGTGGCTCAAGCGGGCCGATCGCCCCATCAGCGGCGCGGCCGGCGACTCCAGCGCGCTCACCAATGGCTACGTGATTGCCAGTGTGGTGGGCACGCTCGATTCCTCGGCTGTATTGCCGTACACACCGCCGCCGGGTGTCATCGAAGCGCCGGAGAACCGGTTGTCCGGCTACGAAAACACCCGCGTACAGATCAACGAGCGGGCATTGCGGTTGCAGACGGGCATACCGGGACAGCAGTTCCGCACGTTCGATCGCGCCGAGGCGTTCTTTCGGTTTCCTGAGGGCACCAAGTCCTTCATGGGGTACAAGACGCTGCGCCTGTGGATGCGCGGTCGCGGTAATGGATGGGGCCCGTCGGGTGAGCTGAATGGTTACGTGAAGATCGGGCGGGACGAGCACAACTTCTATATGTACCGCACACCGGTGAACGTCGGCCCGGCGCAGAGTGCGTGGGACCCGGAGGTGCGCGTCGATCTGACCCGCTTTCAGTTCCTGCGCGCTCAACTGGAAAACAACTTCCTGAAAGGCTCGGCCGATTCATTGGCGTGCAGCGGCACCGATCTGGAACTCATCCGACGCTCGGGGTTGCCACGTGGACTCACCGTGCGACGCTACGCGGTGTGTCAGGACGGATACATCGTGTACAGCGCCGACCCCAGCGTGACACCGCCCAATCTGGCCGGCGTGCAGGAACTTGCCGTGGGTATTGTGCGCGTGGACAGTGTACCTCGTGGCGGCGCAGGCATTCTGCCCAATGATACGCTGGAACTGTGGGTGAATGATGTGCGGCTTGCCGATGTGGTTGACGCCGTGGGTTTTGCAGGCGAAGTGGGCATGTCGATGAACGTGGGCGACCTGGCTGATGTTCGCGTGAACATGAGTCGGCGCGATCCCAATTTTCGGCAGCTTGGCGAGAATCCCAGCTTTCTCACCACCAGTGGGGTGAGCATCGGCACGACGTTGCATCTGGAGCGCATGCTGCCGGCCAAGCTCGGGCTGGTGATGCCGTTCAATATCGACTATGCCGGTGCCGGGATCGATCAACTGTTCATCAATCGATCCGACATCCGCGCCAGCGGTATCGAGGGGCTGCGCAATCCACGGGACAAGCGCATGAACTACTCGGTGGCGCTGCGTCGGGCGGCGCCGCTCACGCGAGGGTGGTATGCGCCGGTACTGAACGGACTCGCGCTGTCGGGTGCCTGGTCGGCGGGGCAAACGCAGAGCGCATTCCAAACCGGCAGCCAGTCCAACTACGTCATGGGCGCCACACTGGACCTGAGCGATGATCGTCGCGAGGGGCATCTCCCACGCATTGTCGACCGGTTCTTCGGCGTCCTGCCGAAATTCATGCGCGAGAGCAATGCGGTGAAGGGACTGCGAGGTCAGAGCTACCGCTGGCAACCCACACAATTCCGGCTCACCAGTTCGCTGGCGCGCAACGCCAATTCCACCACCAGTTTCACCAAGGCGGCGACGGCGCTGTCGGATACGGGGCGGGTGATCACGGGGCTGAATCACGTTTGGGTGAACGCGGCGCGACTGGAATTCCGGCCCACCGTGGGATTGACCGGCAGTGTGGACGCGCGGCAGGTGCTTGACCTGCGCGACTATCGGAGCCTGGCGTTGGGCGCCGACAGCACCGATCGTCGTCAGGCGGCCGCGGCCGAACGCCTGCGGGTGCTGGGCGCGTCGGTGGGGCTGGAACAGGAGCGCACACTGACCAGCGGCATCCTGTTTCAGCCGCAGACGTCGTCGTGGGTGCAGCCTCGGTTGGATTTCCGATCGACGTTCCGGCTATCCAAAGATCCCAACGCGCGTGCGCTGTTGCGTGAAGGCGATTCCACCGGTGCGTTTCGTTTGCCACAGCGTCTTGGTGCGGTGCAAAGCCTGACGGCCGGCACGCAACTGCAGTTGGGTCGACTGTTGATGGCGCGCGGCAGCGACAAGTCGCTGGTGCACAAATTCGGGAAGATGTTTGCGCCGGCGGACCTCACGTGGCAGCGCGATATCACGTCCAACTACGACAACACGGTATACGACCCGGGGCTGGGCTATCAGTTGGGATTGGGTGGGATCGAATCGTTCCGGGGGCTCACCAACAACCGGTTGGCGTCCACGGCGGGGCGTGTGCAGAGCTTCAGCGCCATTGGTGCGCTCAACCTGCCGCTGTCCATCAACGTGCAGTCGCGATTCGAGCGTGGTACCACGGAAACATGGACGCGGCGGGTACTGGACGGATTTCAGGCGCTCATTACCAGCAAACGTCGCACCTATCCGGACGTGAATGTACGGTGGTCATGGCGACCCACGCACTTCACCAAGGTGATATCCATGGTGTCGATCAACGGCCGTTACGTGGTGAGCGAGCAGGAAACCATGGTGCCGAACGAAACAGGCGGTCTGGCGGACCGGAGTCGGACGACCTCGCGGAGTCAGCCAATCTTTGGATCGATCACATGGAAGTTTCTTGGCGACCTCACCACCAACGGGTCCATGGACCGCACGCATAGCGAGGATGCGCGCCCAGGCTCACTCACGTTGAGCGATACCCGGAAGATGTCGTTCGATCTCGCGCGCAACGTCCCGCTGCCCAAGAAGTGGAACACGCGCACCGGCAAGATGCGCCTACGCATGTCGTACCAGAGTGAGGAGACGGTGGCGACGGTGGGCGGCGCGACCGATGCCGCGCTGGCCACGGAGCCCACGTTTTCGGTGCTGACCAACAACGGTCGCCGGGCGTTCAACCTGAATGCCGATACCGATTTGTCGGAGCTGCTCACGTTCAGTCTGACGGGGTCGCAGATCCTGACATTCGACCGGAACTACAATCGTCGGCTGTCCAACATGGTACTGAGCGTAGTGTTTCGATTGCGGTTCTTTGCGGGGGAGTTGAAGTAG